From Prevotella melaninogenica, the proteins below share one genomic window:
- the pyrB gene encoding aspartate carbamoyltransferase encodes MEKHNFVNIQGLDREQLLYLIQMAQEFEKHPNRELLKGKVIATLFYEPSTRTRLSFETAANRLGARVIGFTDAKVSSVSKGETLKDTILMVSNYADAIVMRHYIEGAAQYASEVAPVPIINAGDGAHQHPSQCLLDLYTINQTQGTLENLNIYLVGDLKYGRTVHSLLMAMRHFNPTFHFIAPKELAMPEEYKVYCREHNIHFEEHEDFTPEVIANADIIYMTRVQKERFSDLMEYERVKNVYILRRDMLSLARPNMKILHPLPRVNEIAYDVDDSPHAYYIEQARNGLFAREAIFCHCLGISMEEVKNDKTILE; translated from the coding sequence ATGGAAAAGCATAACTTTGTGAATATCCAAGGGTTAGATCGTGAGCAGCTACTCTATCTTATTCAAATGGCTCAAGAGTTTGAGAAACATCCAAACCGAGAGTTACTTAAAGGTAAGGTTATCGCAACGCTCTTCTATGAGCCTTCTACACGTACCCGACTTAGTTTTGAAACAGCGGCTAACCGACTCGGCGCACGTGTTATTGGCTTTACCGATGCAAAGGTTTCAAGTGTCAGCAAGGGTGAAACACTAAAAGACACCATCCTCATGGTCTCTAATTATGCCGATGCAATTGTTATGCGACATTACATAGAGGGTGCAGCACAATATGCTTCTGAAGTGGCTCCAGTGCCTATCATTAATGCTGGCGACGGAGCACATCAACATCCTTCACAATGCTTGCTTGACCTTTATACGATTAATCAGACACAAGGAACATTAGAGAACTTAAACATCTATCTTGTTGGTGATCTTAAATACGGTAGAACAGTTCATTCTCTTCTTATGGCTATGCGCCATTTCAACCCAACGTTTCACTTTATCGCGCCAAAGGAACTTGCTATGCCAGAGGAGTATAAGGTATATTGTCGTGAGCATAATATTCACTTTGAAGAGCATGAGGATTTCACGCCAGAAGTGATTGCTAATGCTGATATTATCTATATGACACGTGTACAGAAAGAACGCTTCTCTGACTTAATGGAATATGAACGTGTAAAGAATGTTTATATTCTTCGTCGTGATATGCTCTCATTGGCTCGTCCAAACATGAAGATTCTTCATCCGCTGCCACGTGTGAACGAGATAGCATACGATGTTGATGATAGTCCACATGCTTACTACATAGAGCAAGCTCGCAATGGTCTTTTTGCGCGTGAAGCTATTTTCTGTCATTGTCTTGGTATATCTATGGAGGAAGTAAAAAACGATAAGACAATCTTGGAATAA
- the pyrI gene encoding aspartate carbamoyltransferase regulatory subunit, giving the protein MSKKERLVAAIKSGTVIDHIPAEKTFQVVNLLQLQKLSTPVTIGFNFSSKMVGTKGIIKVSDKFFTDDEISRLSVVAPNVVLNIINDYEVVEKKKVVTPDELRSIVRCNNPKCITNNEPMNTIFHVVDKEHGILKCHYCDKEQEMEKVELV; this is encoded by the coding sequence ATGTCAAAGAAAGAACGTCTGGTAGCTGCTATTAAGAGCGGCACCGTTATAGATCATATTCCAGCAGAGAAGACTTTTCAGGTTGTGAACCTATTACAGCTCCAGAAGCTCTCCACACCTGTCACTATTGGTTTCAACTTCTCATCGAAGATGGTAGGCACAAAGGGAATCATCAAGGTGAGCGACAAGTTCTTTACTGATGATGAAATCTCCCGTTTGTCGGTCGTGGCACCGAACGTGGTGTTGAACATCATTAATGACTATGAAGTGGTAGAGAAGAAGAAGGTTGTGACACCGGACGAGCTTCGGAGCATTGTAAGATGCAATAATCCAAAGTGCATCACTAACAACGAACCTATGAACACCATTTTCCATGTTGTCGATAAGGAGCATGGTATTCTTAAATGTCATTACTGCGATAAAGAACAGGAAATGGAGAAGGTTGAACTGGTATAG
- a CDS encoding MATE family efflux transporter, translating to MDNKNATLELGTKPVGKLLVQYAFPAIIAMIAASLYNIVDRIFIGQIVGPMAISGLAITFPFINLGAAFGAAVGIGASTSISVKLGQRDYDTAENILGNTVTLNLIIGSVFGIICLIFLDPILRFFGASDATIPYARSFMEVILAGNVISHMYFGMNAVLRAASKPRQAMMATIFTVLMNIVLDFIFIRLWGWGIRGAAFATVLSQALALCWQMKQLTNKDEILHLKRGIYRLKRHLVENIISIGISPFLMNVCACIVVIFMNNQLVRYGGDMAVGAFGIAYSVAMIFVMFVIGLDQGMQPIAGYNYGSQQTDRLMRVLKLTIFAATGIMVTGWLIAHLAPYYCARMFTKDPELIRQAIKAIQINMMMYPVVGFQMVVTNFFQCIGKVKISIFLSLSRQLLFLIPLLVILPHFFNLNGVWASLPSSDFLASLVAAIIMMAYMRRLKKQSVNNQNLNS from the coding sequence ATGGATAATAAGAATGCAACTTTAGAGTTAGGCACAAAACCTGTTGGTAAATTGTTGGTACAATATGCGTTCCCAGCAATTATTGCTATGATTGCAGCCTCACTCTATAACATAGTAGACCGAATATTCATTGGTCAGATTGTAGGACCAATGGCTATATCTGGTTTAGCTATTACTTTCCCTTTTATCAACCTTGGCGCAGCCTTTGGTGCAGCAGTAGGAATAGGAGCCTCTACGTCTATCAGTGTGAAATTAGGTCAGCGTGACTATGACACAGCTGAGAATATACTTGGTAATACTGTAACGCTTAATCTGATTATAGGAAGTGTATTTGGTATTATCTGCCTTATCTTTCTTGACCCAATCTTGCGATTCTTTGGTGCAAGTGATGCTACAATCCCCTATGCCCGCAGTTTTATGGAGGTTATTTTGGCGGGAAATGTCATCTCTCACATGTACTTTGGAATGAATGCAGTACTTCGTGCAGCATCAAAACCTCGACAGGCAATGATGGCTACGATTTTCACCGTCTTGATGAATATAGTCTTAGACTTTATCTTTATTAGGCTCTGGGGCTGGGGAATTCGTGGTGCAGCTTTCGCCACAGTCTTATCTCAAGCATTGGCATTATGCTGGCAGATGAAGCAGTTGACTAACAAAGATGAGATTTTACATTTAAAGCGTGGAATCTATCGACTTAAAAGACATTTGGTAGAAAACATCATCTCTATTGGTATTTCTCCATTCTTGATGAATGTTTGTGCTTGCATTGTAGTTATCTTTATGAATAATCAACTTGTCAGATACGGTGGTGATATGGCTGTTGGAGCATTCGGCATAGCTTATAGTGTGGCTATGATATTTGTAATGTTTGTCATCGGATTAGACCAAGGTATGCAGCCTATAGCTGGATATAACTATGGTTCACAGCAGACTGATAGACTTATGCGTGTATTGAAACTTACTATCTTTGCAGCAACAGGGATAATGGTTACAGGTTGGCTAATTGCTCATTTAGCTCCATATTACTGTGCACGTATGTTCACAAAGGACCCAGAATTAATTCGCCAAGCAATTAAGGCTATTCAAATAAACATGATGATGTATCCTGTCGTGGGATTTCAGATGGTTGTAACAAACTTCTTTCAGTGTATTGGTAAAGTAAAGATAAGTATCTTCTTATCTCTTTCTCGCCAATTACTATTCTTAATACCATTACTTGTTATCCTACCACATTTCTTCAACTTAAATGGTGTATGGGCATCATTGCCTTCAAGTGACTTCTTGGCATCATTAGTTGCAGCTATCATTATGATGGCTTATATGCGTCGGTTGAAAAAACAAAGTGTGAACAATCAAAACTTAAATTCATAA
- a CDS encoding AAA family ATPase — protein sequence MEKELIINVGRQIGSGGHIIAKMLAEEFDCQYYDREILNIAAKESGFSEKFFEQNDEQKGFMKGHFHIHLPLLGDNDFYKSNFSQESLYQFQSDAIREVAKQNPRCVFVGRTADYVLRDNPNTINIFITASMDTRITNVCKRRGCSKEEARKFIENGESERAKYYNYYTTKVWGHAESYDLCIDASILGLEKTKDLIADFIKRKGI from the coding sequence ATGGAAAAGGAACTAATCATAAACGTTGGTCGTCAGATTGGCAGTGGTGGTCATATTATCGCTAAGATGCTTGCTGAAGAATTCGATTGCCAATACTATGACCGAGAGATCCTTAACATTGCAGCTAAGGAAAGTGGGTTTTCAGAGAAGTTCTTTGAGCAAAACGACGAGCAAAAAGGATTTATGAAAGGACACTTTCATATACACCTTCCTCTTTTAGGTGACAATGACTTTTATAAGAGTAATTTCTCACAGGAAAGTCTTTATCAGTTCCAAAGTGATGCCATTCGTGAAGTAGCGAAGCAGAACCCACGCTGTGTATTTGTTGGTAGAACAGCAGATTACGTATTACGTGATAATCCAAACACAATCAATATCTTTATAACAGCTTCAATGGACACTCGTATTACTAATGTATGTAAACGACGTGGATGTTCAAAAGAAGAAGCTCGTAAGTTTATTGAAAATGGAGAAAGCGAGCGTGCCAAATACTATAACTATTACACAACAAAGGTTTGGGGGCATGCTGAAAGTTATGACCTTTGCATTGATGCCAGTATACTTGGCTTAGAAAAAACAAAGGATCTGATAGCTGATTTTATCAAAAGGAAAGGTATTTAA
- a CDS encoding metallophosphoesterase family protein: protein MKRIGIISDTHGYWDDKYEYYLGECDEIWHAGDIGSLEVADKFEAMKPIFRAVCGNIDDYTMRNRYRDVLRFKCEDVDVLLKHIGGYPGRYDRSVQSMLYASPPNLFVDGHSHILKIQFDKTLNLLHINPGAAGLRGWHKDRTLVRLTIEGDKFTDCEVITLGNK, encoded by the coding sequence ATGAAACGAATTGGTATAATCTCTGATACTCATGGCTACTGGGATGATAAATACGAATACTATCTTGGGGAATGTGATGAGATTTGGCACGCAGGTGATATAGGTTCATTAGAAGTTGCGGATAAGTTTGAGGCAATGAAACCCATCTTTCGCGCTGTATGTGGGAATATAGATGATTACACTATGCGCAACCGCTATCGGGATGTTCTGCGTTTTAAATGCGAGGATGTTGACGTGCTACTTAAACATATTGGAGGTTATCCTGGACGTTATGACCGTTCAGTACAGAGTATGCTCTATGCTTCTCCACCTAACCTTTTTGTTGATGGACATTCACATATCCTCAAAATACAATTCGACAAAACACTAAACCTACTTCATATCAATCCTGGTGCAGCTGGTCTTCGCGGATGGCATAAAGATAGAACTTTAGTGAGATTAACCATCGAAGGTGATAAATTTACTGATTGCGAGGTTATAACATTAGGAAATAAATAA
- the rfbB gene encoding dTDP-glucose 4,6-dehydratase: MKTYLVTGAAGFIGANYIKYLLHKKYVNEDIKVIVLDALTYAGNLGTIKDDIDNERCIFVKGDIRDRELADKLFAEYDIDYLVNFAAESHVDRSIEDPQLFLSVNILGTQNLMDAARRAWVTGKDEQGYPTWKEGKRYHQVSTDEVYGSLGAEGYFTEETPLCPHSPYSASKTSADHFVMAYHDTYHMPISITRCSNNYGTYHFPEKLIPLIINNILEGKKLPVYGEGLNVRDWLYVEDHCKAIDMVVREGRVGEVYNVGGHNEMKNIDIVKLTIKTIHDMMAEDKNLRTILKKQVKDANGDIDISWINEELITHVPDRLGHDARYAIDPTKIKNELGWYPETMFADGIVKTIRWNLEHQDWIQEVTSGDYQKYYDMMYTKKRR; this comes from the coding sequence ATGAAAACGTATTTAGTAACTGGTGCTGCCGGTTTTATCGGAGCAAACTACATTAAGTATTTACTTCATAAGAAGTATGTGAATGAAGATATTAAGGTTATCGTCCTCGATGCACTTACTTATGCAGGTAACCTCGGTACTATCAAAGATGATATTGATAACGAGCGTTGCATCTTTGTAAAGGGTGACATTCGTGATCGTGAACTTGCCGACAAACTCTTTGCTGAATATGATATTGACTACCTCGTAAACTTTGCGGCTGAAAGTCATGTTGACCGTTCAATTGAAGACCCACAGTTGTTCCTTTCCGTAAACATTCTCGGTACACAGAACCTTATGGATGCTGCACGTCGTGCATGGGTGACAGGTAAGGACGAACAGGGTTATCCAACATGGAAAGAAGGAAAGCGTTATCATCAGGTATCAACAGACGAGGTGTATGGTTCATTGGGAGCAGAAGGCTACTTTACAGAGGAGACTCCACTCTGCCCACATAGCCCATATTCTGCCAGCAAGACAAGTGCTGACCATTTTGTAATGGCTTATCACGACACTTATCATATGCCTATCAGTATTACACGTTGTTCAAACAACTATGGTACTTACCACTTCCCAGAGAAATTGATTCCATTAATTATCAATAACATCCTCGAGGGAAAGAAACTCCCTGTATATGGTGAGGGGTTGAATGTACGCGACTGGTTGTATGTAGAGGATCATTGCAAAGCTATTGATATGGTTGTACGTGAAGGTCGTGTAGGTGAAGTTTACAATGTTGGTGGACATAATGAAATGAAGAATATCGACATCGTTAAACTCACAATAAAGACTATCCATGACATGATGGCAGAGGATAAGAACCTCCGTACTATCCTCAAGAAGCAGGTCAAAGACGCAAATGGTGACATTGATATTAGCTGGATAAATGAAGAGTTAATCACACATGTCCCAGACCGTCTTGGTCATGATGCACGTTATGCCATTGACCCAACAAAGATAAAGAATGAGTTAGGTTGGTATCCTGAAACAATGTTTGCTGACGGTATTGTAAAAACTATCCGTTGGAACTTAGAGCATCAAGACTGGATTCAAGAGGTTACTTCTGGAGATTACCAAAAGTATTATGACATGATGTACACGAAAAAAAGAAGATAA
- the purT gene encoding formate-dependent phosphoribosylglycinamide formyltransferase, with the protein MKKILLLGSGELGKEFVIAAKRAGQYVIACDSYENAPAMQVADESEVIDMLDGTALDAIVDKHKPDLIIPEIEAIRTERLFDYEERGIQVAPSARAVNFTMNRRAIRDLAARDLGLRTAKYFYAKTYDEFKAAADEIGFPCVVKPLMSSSGHGQSYVHNDEELEEAFKNAMDGARGDVKEVIIEEFIEFESEFTLLTVTQKNGPTLFCPPIGHIQKGGDYRESWQPYAISKESLRQAEHIANEVTRALTGYGIWGVEFFLTKKGEVIFSELSPRPHDTGMVTLAHTTNFSEFELHFRAVMGLPIPAIHLEHAGCSAVILSPIETDKPLSYNLLDACNEDKTRLRIFGKPIAHVGRRMGVALCYGEVGTDMDALRDKTKRVAATVLGTDPYMKK; encoded by the coding sequence ATGAAAAAAATCTTGTTATTAGGCTCAGGCGAACTGGGCAAAGAGTTCGTTATAGCAGCTAAACGTGCTGGACAATATGTCATTGCTTGCGATAGTTATGAGAATGCACCAGCCATGCAGGTAGCTGATGAGTCTGAAGTAATAGATATGCTTGATGGTACAGCCCTTGATGCTATTGTAGATAAGCACAAACCGGACTTGATTATTCCTGAGATTGAAGCAATCAGAACTGAACGTTTGTTTGATTATGAAGAACGTGGAATACAAGTTGCTCCATCAGCACGTGCTGTAAACTTCACCATGAATCGTCGTGCCATACGCGACCTTGCAGCACGTGACTTGGGTTTAAGAACAGCCAAATATTTCTATGCAAAGACATATGATGAGTTCAAAGCTGCAGCTGACGAGATTGGTTTCCCATGTGTCGTTAAACCTTTAATGAGTTCAAGTGGACATGGTCAGAGTTATGTTCACAATGATGAAGAACTCGAAGAAGCGTTTAAGAATGCGATGGATGGCGCACGTGGCGATGTGAAGGAGGTGATTATTGAAGAGTTTATTGAGTTTGAGAGTGAGTTTACACTGCTTACAGTGACACAGAAGAATGGCCCTACCCTCTTCTGTCCACCTATTGGACACATACAGAAAGGTGGTGATTATCGTGAAAGCTGGCAACCATATGCCATCTCAAAAGAATCATTACGTCAGGCAGAACACATTGCTAATGAAGTAACACGCGCACTAACTGGATATGGTATCTGGGGAGTCGAGTTCTTCTTAACAAAGAAGGGAGAAGTAATCTTCTCAGAATTATCACCTCGTCCACATGATACAGGTATGGTCACATTGGCACATACAACCAACTTCAGCGAATTTGAACTTCATTTCCGTGCTGTAATGGGACTCCCAATCCCTGCTATTCACCTTGAACATGCAGGTTGTTCTGCTGTAATTCTTTCTCCTATTGAAACAGACAAACCTTTATCATACAACCTATTAGATGCTTGCAATGAAGATAAAACACGCCTACGTATATTCGGTAAACCAATTGCTCACGTGGGTCGTCGTATGGGTGTAGCACTCTGTTATGGAGAAGTAGGAACAGATATGGATGCACTTCGTGATAAGACTAAGCGTGTTGCAGCAACCGTATTGGGTACAGATCCCTATATGAAGAAATAA
- a CDS encoding sugar 3,4-ketoisomerase, with protein MKETEASIGKIISLQKMVDPRGNLSIAEGMKDIPFNISRVYWTYDVPSGACRGGHAHKHCREFIIAVSGSFTVTLDNGRDKQSFLLNHPYQGLLVETDTWRTLDDFSSGAVCLVLAEDSFEENDYIREYTEFLNYKCSKKG; from the coding sequence ATGAAAGAAACAGAAGCTTCAATAGGAAAGATTATCTCCTTACAAAAGATGGTTGACCCACGTGGTAACCTCTCTATTGCTGAGGGAATGAAGGATATTCCTTTCAACATTTCTCGTGTTTATTGGACATACGATGTACCTTCAGGTGCTTGCCGTGGTGGTCATGCCCATAAACATTGCCGAGAATTCATCATTGCTGTTAGCGGTTCCTTCACGGTTACCCTCGATAATGGACGTGATAAGCAATCTTTTCTCTTGAATCATCCTTATCAAGGACTCTTAGTTGAGACTGATACATGGCGTACACTCGATGATTTTTCATCAGGAGCCGTATGCCTTGTTTTGGCAGAAGATTCTTTTGAAGAGAATGATTATATCCGTGAATACACAGAGTTTCTTAACTATAAGTGTTCTAAGAAAGGATAA
- a CDS encoding GNAT family N-acetyltransferase encodes MFEVKQYTQEQAQAWNGFIEDSRQGTFLFNRSYMDYHADRFQDTSLMIYRKGQLYALLPANRLGDTLYSHQGLTYGGLITKKQATTAEICEVFIKINEYLNHSGVQRVIYKPTPWIYHCYPAEEDLYALTFICHAQLTARDISSTIPFDSRIKFNESRRSGVRKAKRASVTVRESQDLATFWDILDKNLTNKYATHPVHSLEELTLLHSRFPNSIRLFMAYNNKGIAIGGTIIYEMPRVVHSQYISASPEGKRLGAIDLLFDYILNNVYANHKGFFDFGKSTEEEGKILNTTLIFQKEGFGGRGVCYDCYEWETDTIIE; translated from the coding sequence ATGTTTGAAGTAAAGCAATACACGCAAGAACAAGCACAAGCGTGGAACGGGTTTATTGAGGATTCACGACAAGGAACATTCCTCTTCAATCGTTCTTATATGGATTATCATGCCGATAGATTTCAGGATACTTCGCTGATGATTTATCGAAAAGGACAGCTCTATGCACTCTTACCTGCTAATCGTTTAGGCGACACACTTTACTCTCATCAAGGATTAACTTACGGTGGACTTATAACAAAAAAACAGGCTACTACAGCAGAGATTTGCGAAGTATTCATAAAGATTAATGAATATCTTAACCATTCTGGAGTACAAAGAGTTATCTATAAACCTACGCCATGGATATACCATTGTTATCCTGCCGAGGAAGATCTCTATGCACTTACATTTATTTGTCATGCACAACTAACGGCTCGTGACATATCAAGTACTATTCCTTTCGATTCACGTATAAAGTTCAATGAGAGTCGTCGAAGTGGAGTTAGGAAGGCCAAACGTGCTAGTGTGACAGTTCGAGAGAGTCAAGACCTTGCAACTTTTTGGGATATTCTCGATAAGAACCTCACCAATAAGTATGCAACTCACCCTGTACACTCCCTTGAAGAGTTAACTTTACTCCACAGTCGGTTCCCTAACTCGATTAGACTATTCATGGCATACAACAACAAAGGGATAGCTATTGGGGGTACTATCATCTATGAAATGCCACGAGTCGTTCATTCTCAGTATATCTCAGCATCTCCAGAAGGGAAAAGGCTTGGAGCTATCGATCTTCTCTTTGACTATATTCTTAATAATGTATATGCCAATCATAAGGGCTTCTTTGACTTTGGTAAAAGCACAGAAGAGGAAGGAAAGATTCTAAACACAACGCTTATTTTCCAAAAAGAAGGCTTTGGAGGACGAGGTGTATGCTATGACTGTTATGAGTGGGAAACAGATACTATCATAGAGTAA
- a CDS encoding DegT/DnrJ/EryC1/StrS family aminotransferase → MINYLSLQKITALHESEITTAVNQVLRSGWYLQGEHIALFEKNYAQYIGTKYCVTCGNGLDTLCLIFRAYIELGLLKEGDEVIVPANTYIATILSITENHLTPILVEPDINTLEIDEKQIEQAITSRTRAIMLVHLYGRCAYMPFIGDICKHYNLLLLEDNAQAHGCHFGNKRTGSLGNAAAHSFYPGKNLGALGDAGAVTTDNEQLVQTIRSLANYGSTRKYEFSFKGKNSRMDEIQAAVLNVKLPYLDKENQRRKQIAKAYLEGINNPQIRLIKDNDRDNVYHIFPILCPSRNRLQQYLKDNGIETMIHYPIPPHQQEAYKEWNEQHYPITEFIHQQELSLPCNPTMTDEEVYQIIDSINMYQ, encoded by the coding sequence ATGATAAACTATCTCTCACTTCAAAAAATAACAGCATTACATGAATCAGAGATTACTACAGCTGTTAATCAGGTACTACGTTCTGGCTGGTATCTGCAGGGGGAGCATATAGCTTTATTTGAAAAGAATTATGCACAATACATTGGTACAAAGTACTGTGTAACATGTGGTAATGGGCTTGATACACTCTGTCTTATCTTCCGTGCCTATATAGAGTTAGGACTTCTCAAAGAAGGTGATGAGGTTATAGTTCCTGCCAATACATATATAGCAACTATCCTTTCTATCACCGAAAACCACCTTACCCCTATCCTTGTAGAACCAGATATCAACACTTTAGAGATTGATGAGAAACAGATTGAACAAGCTATCACCTCTCGTACACGTGCCATTATGCTTGTACACCTTTATGGAAGATGTGCCTATATGCCTTTCATTGGCGACATTTGTAAACACTATAACCTCTTACTGCTTGAAGATAATGCGCAAGCGCACGGCTGTCACTTTGGTAACAAACGTACAGGAAGCCTTGGAAATGCAGCCGCACATAGTTTTTATCCAGGCAAGAATCTTGGTGCCTTAGGTGATGCTGGAGCTGTGACAACCGATAATGAACAGTTGGTACAGACTATTCGTAGCCTTGCCAACTATGGTTCTACACGCAAATATGAGTTTTCCTTCAAGGGAAAGAATAGCCGTATGGATGAAATTCAAGCTGCCGTTCTCAATGTAAAACTCCCCTATCTTGATAAAGAAAACCAACGTAGAAAGCAGATTGCTAAAGCATACTTAGAGGGCATTAACAACCCACAAATAAGATTGATAAAGGATAATGACAGAGATAATGTTTATCACATATTCCCTATTCTCTGTCCATCTCGTAATCGTTTGCAACAATATCTCAAAGATAATGGTATTGAAACGATGATACACTACCCCATTCCACCACATCAGCAAGAGGCTTATAAGGAATGGAATGAGCAACATTATCCTATCACAGAGTTCATCCATCAACAAGAACTCTCCCTCCCTTGCAATCCAACAATGACTGATGAAGAAGTTTATCAGATCATTGATAGCATCAATATGTATCAATAA
- a CDS encoding glycoside hydrolase family 125 protein, with protein sequence MRKITYITSTFVALMALQAQPINADNINKVPANQLTCPADAVTFISKRPKETERLFRSEAVEKEIQNIIKKLTNKRLAWMFENCFPNTLDTTVHYGEEADGTPDTYVYTGDIPAMWLRDSGAQVWPYVQLAGKDKKLKKMLAGVINRQFKCINIDPYANAFNHKPDPNGRWMTDETDMKPELHERKFEIDSLCYPIRLAYEYWKVTGDTSVFGPEWVKAVENILKTFHEQQKKDGRGTYKFLRVTDRALDTMNNAGWGAPVKPVGLIASAFRPSDDATTLQFLVPSNFMAVSSLRKAAEILTKVNKNTVLATQCTDLANEVNDALQKYAVYEHPKYGKIYAYEVDGFGSYFLMDDANVPSLLAMPYLGDVSVDDPIYQNTRRYVWSEDNPYFHRGKAGEGIGGPHIGNDMIWPMSIMMRAFTSKDDKEIRQCIEILMNTDAGTGFIHESFYKDDANKFTREWFAWQNTLFGELIVKLVNDGKLGLLNSIK encoded by the coding sequence ATGAGAAAAATAACCTATATCACATCAACATTCGTTGCGCTAATGGCATTACAGGCGCAACCAATCAATGCTGACAATATTAATAAGGTACCAGCAAACCAACTCACCTGCCCTGCAGATGCAGTGACTTTCATCTCGAAACGCCCTAAAGAAACAGAAAGACTTTTCCGCTCAGAAGCTGTTGAGAAGGAAATACAGAATATTATAAAGAAGTTAACCAATAAACGTTTGGCATGGATGTTTGAGAATTGCTTCCCAAACACACTCGATACTACTGTTCACTATGGTGAGGAAGCTGATGGAACACCTGATACTTACGTTTATACTGGTGACATTCCTGCTATGTGGCTTCGCGATTCAGGCGCACAAGTGTGGCCATACGTACAATTAGCAGGAAAGGATAAGAAACTGAAGAAGATGTTAGCTGGTGTTATTAATCGCCAGTTTAAATGTATCAACATCGATCCATATGCTAATGCATTCAATCATAAGCCAGACCCAAATGGCCGTTGGATGACCGATGAAACGGATATGAAACCGGAGCTACACGAACGTAAGTTTGAGATTGACTCACTCTGTTACCCTATCCGCCTTGCATATGAATATTGGAAAGTAACAGGCGACACAAGTGTTTTTGGTCCAGAATGGGTTAAGGCAGTAGAGAACATTCTAAAGACTTTCCATGAGCAGCAGAAGAAAGACGGCAGAGGAACCTATAAGTTCTTACGTGTTACCGACCGTGCACTTGACACAATGAACAATGCAGGTTGGGGTGCACCTGTTAAGCCTGTAGGACTGATTGCTTCTGCCTTTCGCCCTTCAGACGATGCGACGACTCTACAATTTCTTGTTCCATCAAACTTCATGGCAGTATCTTCTCTTCGCAAAGCAGCAGAGATTTTAACCAAGGTAAATAAGAATACAGTTCTTGCTACTCAATGTACCGACCTTGCTAATGAGGTAAATGATGCTTTACAGAAGTATGCTGTATACGAACATCCTAAATATGGTAAGATATATGCTTATGAAGTAGATGGCTTTGGCAGCTACTTCTTAATGGATGATGCCAACGTACCAAGTCTGTTAGCTATGCCATATCTTGGTGATGTAAGCGTAGACGACCCAATCTATCAGAACACTCGCCGTTATGTATGGAGTGAGGATAATCCTTATTTCCATCGTGGTAAGGCTGGCGAGGGTATTGGTGGTCCACATATTGGTAACGATATGATATGGCCAATGTCTATCATGATGCGGGCTTTCACATCAAAAGATGATAAGGAAATTCGACAGTGCATTGAAATATTAATGAATACTGATGCCGGAACAGGCTTTATCCACGAGAGTTTTTATAAGGATGATGCTAACAAATTTACACGTGAGTGGTTTGCATGGCAAAATACTTTATTTGGTGAACTCATCGTTAAGTTAGTAAACGATGGCAAACTTGGTTTGCTCAATAGTATAAAATAG